A single window of Streptomyces xanthii DNA harbors:
- a CDS encoding alpha/beta hydrolase, with translation MGRWPGRIRRTLLAALVTGAVAVPVSAAAHPDVPAPPPARTGPVTAGSLDSAYDANRAVAREAARMAAGFGATGRARELREMAADGRTFLHFDARGSGRAVEVFGDLARARRIAVLVPGSDTSLDTYDRFRAGALALRDRLGGRAAVVAWLGYETPATVSAAVATPGRAEEAAPRLVDAVRELRSLGSGGHRPSVTLLCHSYGSVVCGRAAGALRGPAAVSDLVLVGSPGTGADSASGLGTRARVWAARGGGDWIAHVPHVSAGFFGTTVGLGADPVSPGFGARVFAAGAGGHSDYFRPGTPSLAGMARIVLGSDPRTGDLRGAAASQASDGSPSSPVSPAGVSDVTEASHA, from the coding sequence ATGGGCCGCTGGCCGGGACGGATCCGCCGGACGCTGCTCGCGGCGCTGGTGACGGGCGCCGTGGCGGTGCCGGTCTCGGCGGCCGCGCACCCCGACGTCCCCGCCCCGCCGCCGGCCCGCACCGGCCCGGTCACCGCGGGCTCGCTGGACTCGGCGTACGACGCGAACCGGGCCGTGGCGCGGGAGGCCGCCCGCATGGCCGCCGGGTTCGGGGCGACGGGCAGGGCCCGTGAGCTGCGCGAGATGGCCGCGGACGGCCGGACGTTCCTGCACTTCGACGCGCGCGGCTCCGGCCGGGCCGTCGAGGTGTTCGGCGATCTGGCCCGCGCCCGCCGGATCGCCGTCCTGGTCCCCGGCTCCGACACGTCCCTCGACACCTACGACCGGTTCCGCGCGGGCGCGCTCGCCCTGCGCGACCGGCTCGGCGGACGGGCCGCGGTCGTCGCCTGGCTCGGCTACGAGACACCGGCCACCGTCAGCGCCGCCGTCGCCACACCGGGCCGCGCCGAAGAGGCGGCACCCCGACTGGTGGACGCGGTAAGGGAGTTGAGGTCGCTGGGCAGCGGCGGCCACCGCCCCTCGGTCACCCTGCTCTGCCATTCGTACGGATCCGTGGTGTGCGGGCGCGCGGCGGGCGCGCTGCGCGGTCCCGCGGCGGTGTCCGACCTCGTCCTGGTCGGCAGCCCGGGCACCGGCGCGGACAGCGCCTCGGGGCTCGGCACCCGGGCCCGGGTGTGGGCGGCGCGGGGCGGCGGCGACTGGATCGCCCATGTGCCGCACGTGAGCGCCGGGTTCTTCGGCACGACGGTCGGTCTCGGCGCCGACCCTGTCTCGCCCGGCTTCGGCGCCCGGGTCTTCGCCGCCGGGGCCGGCGGCCACAGCGACTACTTCCGCCCCGGCACCCCTTCCCTCGCGGGGATGGCCCGCATCGTCCTGGGCTCGGATCCCCGCACCGGCGATCTGCGGGGCGCGGCGGCATCCCAGGCGTCCGACGGCTCCCCGTCGTCCCCCGTGTCCCCCGCAGGCGTGTCCGATGTGACGGAGGCTTCTCATGCGTGA
- a CDS encoding GbsR/MarR family transcriptional regulator: MSGADDDTKAVDSAGSADPRARFVERFAGQLVEAGMPRMPARIFAALLASDSGALTSAELGERLTVSPAAVSGAVRYLTQQHMVTREREPGTRRDLFRVHSNQWYEALGNRDSVLKRWEDALREGVDNLGPDSPAGRRIAETLAFFEFMQLELAEMMARWRAHRKTLGLDAPQPR, translated from the coding sequence ATGAGCGGCGCCGACGACGACACGAAAGCGGTGGACTCCGCGGGGTCCGCGGACCCGCGCGCCCGCTTCGTCGAACGCTTCGCGGGTCAGCTGGTCGAGGCCGGGATGCCGCGGATGCCGGCCCGGATCTTCGCCGCGCTGCTCGCCTCCGACTCCGGGGCGCTGACCTCGGCGGAACTCGGGGAGCGGCTCACCGTCAGCCCGGCCGCGGTCTCCGGCGCGGTGCGGTACCTCACGCAGCAGCACATGGTCACGCGCGAACGGGAGCCCGGGACGCGGCGCGACCTGTTCCGGGTGCACAGCAACCAGTGGTACGAGGCGCTGGGCAACCGGGACAGCGTCCTCAAGCGCTGGGAGGACGCCCTGCGCGAGGGCGTCGACAACCTCGGCCCCGACAGCCCCGCGGGCCGCCGCATCGCCGAGACCCTGGCCTTCTTCGAGTTCATGCAGCTCGAACTGGCCGAAATGATGGCCCGCTGGCGAGCCCACCGCAAAACCCTCGGCCTGGACGCCCCCCAGCCCCGCTGA
- a CDS encoding response regulator — MPIRVLIADDQMMVRQGFTVLLNTQPDLEVVGQAVDGLDALAQVAELAPDVVLMDIRMPELSGIEATRRVTASHPAVRVLVLTTFDLDEYVYEALRAGASGFLLKDASVEQLAEAVRVVASGEALLAPTVTRRLIAEYARLSDGGARAGAVPGQRPAELTDRESEVLVLIAQGLSNAEIAESLVVAEQTVKTHVGRILVKLGLRDRTQAAVFAYESGLVTPRSSR; from the coding sequence ATGCCGATCCGGGTCCTGATCGCCGACGACCAGATGATGGTCCGGCAGGGGTTCACCGTGCTCCTGAACACCCAGCCCGACCTGGAGGTCGTCGGGCAGGCCGTCGACGGGCTCGACGCGCTCGCGCAGGTCGCCGAACTCGCCCCGGACGTCGTCCTCATGGACATCCGGATGCCCGAGCTCAGCGGCATCGAGGCGACCCGCCGGGTCACCGCGTCGCACCCCGCCGTACGGGTCCTCGTCCTCACCACCTTCGACCTGGACGAGTACGTGTACGAGGCGCTGCGCGCGGGGGCCTCCGGGTTCCTGCTCAAGGACGCCTCCGTGGAGCAGCTCGCGGAGGCGGTCCGTGTCGTCGCCTCCGGCGAGGCGCTGCTCGCGCCGACCGTCACGCGGCGGCTGATCGCGGAGTACGCGCGGCTGTCGGACGGGGGCGCCCGGGCGGGGGCCGTGCCGGGGCAGCGGCCCGCGGAGCTCACCGACCGCGAGTCGGAGGTCCTCGTGCTGATCGCCCAGGGGCTGTCGAACGCGGAGATCGCGGAGAGTCTCGTCGTCGCCGAGCAGACGGTGAAGACCCATGTAGGCCGCATCCTCGTGAAACTGGGCCTGCGCGACCGCACCCAGGCGGCGGTCTTCGCGTACGAGTCCGGGCTGGTGACGCCGCGTTCGTCGCGCTGA
- a CDS encoding alpha/beta hydrolase translates to MPDEAAARDAAEEASAFSHPVVEPDVSAAYGDHPDQVIDFHAPRTAVATAPLVVALHGGAWRAPYDRKHLSPFCDYLARRGFAVANVEYRRGPGDVPPQGAAVPHQGVKGPVAGRWPETFDDVAAAFDALPALVAEHLPAADVRRTVVTGHSAGGHLALWAAARHVLPADAPWFTPAAPALRGVVALAPIADLALSEELGVCGGASGQLLGGSPKLFEERRPWADPSLLLPTGIATTIVQGRTDTTVPFAVTEAYADAAAQAGEVVGVTYLEEVGHFPLIDPAADACAVVAEEIAQLAW, encoded by the coding sequence ATGCCGGACGAAGCCGCCGCCCGCGACGCGGCCGAGGAGGCGTCGGCCTTCTCGCACCCCGTCGTCGAGCCGGACGTCAGCGCCGCGTACGGAGATCACCCGGACCAGGTGATCGACTTCCACGCGCCGAGGACGGCGGTGGCCACGGCCCCGCTGGTCGTGGCCCTGCACGGCGGCGCCTGGCGGGCGCCCTACGACCGGAAGCATCTGAGCCCCTTCTGCGACTACCTGGCCCGGCGCGGCTTCGCCGTCGCCAACGTCGAGTACCGGCGGGGGCCGGGGGATGTCCCCCCGCAAGGCGCAGCCGTTCCTCATCAGGGGGTGAAGGGTCCCGTCGCCGGGCGCTGGCCCGAGACCTTCGACGACGTGGCGGCCGCCTTCGACGCGCTGCCCGCGCTCGTCGCCGAGCACCTGCCCGCCGCGGACGTGCGCCGCACGGTCGTCACCGGGCACTCGGCGGGCGGACACCTCGCGCTGTGGGCCGCGGCCCGGCACGTACTGCCCGCGGACGCCCCCTGGTTCACCCCGGCCGCGCCCGCGCTGCGCGGTGTCGTCGCGCTCGCGCCGATCGCCGACCTGGCGCTGTCGGAGGAGCTGGGCGTGTGCGGCGGGGCGAGCGGCCAACTCCTCGGCGGTTCACCGAAGTTGTTCGAGGAGCGGCGGCCGTGGGCCGATCCGTCGCTGCTGCTGCCCACCGGGATCGCCACGACGATCGTGCAGGGCCGCACCGACACCACCGTCCCGTTCGCGGTGACCGAGGCGTACGCGGACGCGGCGGCGCAGGCGGGCGAGGTCGTCGGCGTCACGTACCTGGAGGAGGTCGGCCACTTCCCGCTGATCGACCCGGCCGCCGACGCGTGCGCGGTCGTCGCCGAGGAGATCGCCCAACTCGCCTGGTAG
- a CDS encoding cytochrome P450, with amino-acid sequence MSHTVTAFDPWSPEFLADPYPAYRALRASGRVHRYEPTRQYLIPHHRDVSALLRDRRLGRTYQHRCTHEEFGRTAPPPEHEPFHTLNDHGMLDLEPPDHTRIRRLVSKAFTPRTVDRLRPYVEKLAGDLVGDLVAAGGGDLLTAVAEPLPVAVIAEMLGIPESDRPLLRPWSAAICGMYELNPPEETARAAVRASVEFTAYLRELIAARRTDPGDDLVSGLIAAYDEGDRLTEQEMISTCVLLLNAGHEATVNSTVNGWAALFRHPGQLAALRADHSLVPSAIEELMRYDTPLQLFERWVLEDIEVAGTVIPRGSEVALLFGSANHDPEVFRDPERLDLTRAENPHISFSAGIHYCIGAPLARIELAASMRALLTQAPTLRATSEPVRKPNFVIRGLEGLPVEL; translated from the coding sequence ATGAGCCACACCGTCACCGCCTTCGACCCCTGGTCCCCGGAGTTCCTGGCCGACCCCTACCCCGCGTACCGCGCGCTGCGCGCGTCCGGCCGTGTCCACCGCTACGAGCCCACCCGCCAGTACCTGATCCCGCACCACCGGGACGTCTCCGCCCTGCTCCGGGACCGCCGTCTGGGCCGCACCTACCAACACCGCTGCACGCACGAGGAGTTCGGCCGGACCGCGCCACCGCCGGAGCACGAGCCGTTCCACACCCTCAACGACCACGGCATGCTCGACCTGGAGCCGCCGGACCACACCCGCATCCGTCGCCTCGTCTCCAAGGCCTTCACCCCGCGCACGGTCGACCGGCTGCGCCCCTACGTGGAGAAGCTGGCCGGCGACCTCGTCGGGGACCTCGTCGCGGCCGGCGGCGGCGACCTCCTGACGGCGGTCGCGGAGCCCCTCCCCGTCGCCGTCATCGCCGAGATGCTCGGCATCCCGGAGTCCGACCGGCCCCTGCTGCGCCCCTGGTCGGCGGCGATCTGCGGCATGTACGAGCTGAATCCGCCGGAGGAGACGGCACGGGCCGCGGTCCGGGCGTCCGTCGAGTTCACGGCGTATCTGCGGGAGCTGATCGCCGCCCGCCGCACCGACCCCGGCGACGACCTGGTCTCCGGTCTGATCGCCGCGTACGACGAGGGCGACCGGCTGACCGAGCAGGAGATGATCTCCACCTGCGTGCTGCTCCTGAACGCGGGCCACGAGGCCACGGTCAACTCCACGGTGAACGGCTGGGCGGCCCTGTTCCGCCACCCCGGGCAGCTGGCCGCCCTGCGCGCGGACCACTCCCTGGTCCCGTCCGCGATCGAGGAGCTGATGCGCTACGACACCCCGCTCCAGCTCTTCGAACGCTGGGTCCTGGAGGACATCGAGGTCGCCGGGACGGTCATCCCCCGGGGCTCCGAAGTGGCGCTGCTCTTCGGCTCCGCGAACCACGACCCGGAGGTCTTCCGCGACCCCGAGCGTCTGGACCTGACCCGCGCCGAGAATCCGCACATCTCCTTCAGCGCGGGCATCCACTACTGCATCGGCGCCCCGCTCGCCCGGATCGAACTCGCCGCGTCCATGCGGGCGTTGCTGACGCAGGCCCCGACGCTGCGGGCGACGTCGGAGCCTGTGCGCAAGCCGAACTTCGTGATCCGGGGCCTCGAGGGACTGCCGGTCGAGCTCTGA
- a CDS encoding acyltransferase family protein, with protein sequence MRELLLPARSFVRRVDAATPAHRDRAVDALRALAICGVVLGHWFVTALVPGGDGALHTASPLQHLSWLAPVSWLFQTLAVFFLVGGHMATKGYASARARGETYGAWLTARLGRLFRPVAAVLGVWTAAALGMLLSGVPYDTVHTLGKLAMSPLWFLLVFAALTAATPLVARLNPLWPLAVVLHVDLVRFGFGGPAWLGWINLAAGWLVPYTLGAAWTREALGRRAGSVLLAGGAAATAGLVLWAGYPASMVGVPGAPVSNLNPPTLAAVTFGLAQCGLALLLLDRLRSWLRRPVAWAAVAVVNLFAMTIFLWHQTALMAVTATGLLAGRLPGLHTVPDSLTWVAARAAWLPVFALALTVCWAAFRTYEQGGGRRGSRVVRERRRRSPRAVVRHG encoded by the coding sequence ATGCGTGAACTCCTGCTGCCCGCACGGTCGTTCGTCCGGCGGGTCGACGCGGCGACCCCCGCGCACCGGGACCGCGCGGTCGACGCGCTGCGCGCCCTCGCGATCTGCGGGGTCGTCCTCGGGCACTGGTTCGTCACGGCCCTGGTGCCCGGCGGCGACGGCGCCCTGCACACCGCGAGCCCGCTCCAGCACCTGTCCTGGCTCGCGCCCGTCTCCTGGCTGTTCCAGACGCTCGCCGTGTTCTTCCTGGTCGGCGGGCACATGGCGACCAAGGGGTACGCGTCGGCTCGGGCCCGCGGCGAGACGTACGGGGCGTGGCTGACGGCCCGGCTCGGGCGGCTGTTCCGGCCGGTCGCGGCGGTGCTCGGGGTGTGGACGGCGGCGGCGCTCGGCATGCTCCTGTCCGGGGTGCCGTACGACACCGTCCACACCCTGGGGAAACTCGCGATGTCCCCGCTGTGGTTCCTGCTGGTGTTCGCCGCGCTGACCGCCGCGACCCCGCTCGTGGCCCGGCTCAACCCGCTGTGGCCGCTGGCCGTCGTCCTCCATGTGGACCTCGTACGGTTCGGCTTCGGCGGCCCGGCCTGGCTCGGCTGGATCAACCTGGCGGCCGGCTGGCTCGTGCCGTACACGCTGGGCGCGGCCTGGACGCGGGAGGCGCTGGGCCGGCGGGCCGGGTCGGTGCTGCTCGCCGGCGGGGCCGCCGCGACGGCCGGGCTCGTCCTGTGGGCCGGGTACCCGGCGTCGATGGTCGGCGTGCCCGGCGCCCCCGTGTCGAACCTGAACCCGCCGACGCTCGCCGCCGTCACCTTCGGGCTCGCCCAGTGCGGACTCGCGCTGCTGCTCCTGGACCGGCTGCGGTCCTGGCTGCGCCGGCCGGTGGCCTGGGCGGCGGTCGCGGTGGTCAACCTGTTCGCGATGACGATCTTCCTGTGGCACCAGACGGCCCTGATGGCGGTCACCGCGACGGGCCTGCTCGCGGGCCGGCTGCCCGGCCTGCACACCGTGCCCGACTCGCTCACCTGGGTCGCGGCGCGGGCGGCGTGGCTGCCGGTGTTCGCGCTCGCCCTGACTGTGTGCTGGGCGGCGTTCCGCACGTACGAGCAGGGCGGGGGCCGGCGCGGCTCGCGCGTGGTCAGGGAGCGGCGCCGCCGGAGCCCGCGGGCCGTGGTCCGTCATGGCTGA
- a CDS encoding ABC transporter ATP-binding protein, protein MTKAITVSGLHKSFGRTHALDGLDLDVEAGEVHGFLGPNGAGKSTTIRVLLGLLRADSGAVQMLGGDPWADAVELHRKVAYVPGDVTLWRNLSGGEVIDLYGRLRGGLDERRRAELVERFELDPTKKGRTYSKGNRQKVALVAAFAAADVDLLILDEPTSGLDPLMEEVFQAYVREAARERGQTVLLSSHILSEVEELCDRVSIIRKGRTVESGSLAQLRHLTRTSVTAELAGPPNGLANLPGVHGLDVQGHRVRLQVESDRLDAVLRSLTASGVRSLTSTPPTLEELFLRHYQEDLTGAAPSEVTR, encoded by the coding sequence ATGACGAAGGCAATCACGGTCTCCGGACTGCACAAGTCGTTCGGCAGGACCCACGCCCTGGACGGGCTCGACCTGGACGTCGAGGCCGGCGAGGTGCACGGCTTCCTCGGCCCGAACGGCGCCGGCAAGTCGACCACCATCCGCGTGCTCCTCGGACTGCTCCGCGCCGACTCGGGCGCCGTGCAGATGCTCGGAGGCGACCCCTGGGCCGACGCCGTGGAGCTGCACCGCAAGGTCGCGTACGTCCCCGGCGACGTCACCCTGTGGCGCAACCTCAGCGGCGGCGAGGTCATCGACCTGTACGGACGGCTGCGCGGCGGCCTCGACGAGCGGCGCCGCGCCGAACTCGTCGAACGCTTCGAGCTGGACCCCACCAAGAAGGGCCGCACGTACTCCAAGGGCAACCGGCAGAAGGTCGCGCTCGTCGCCGCCTTCGCCGCCGCCGACGTCGACCTGCTCATCCTCGACGAGCCCACCTCGGGACTCGACCCGCTGATGGAGGAGGTCTTCCAGGCGTACGTGCGCGAGGCCGCCCGCGAACGCGGACAGACCGTCCTGCTGTCGTCCCACATCCTCAGCGAGGTCGAGGAGCTCTGCGACCGCGTCAGCATCATCCGCAAGGGCCGCACCGTCGAGAGCGGCTCCCTCGCCCAGCTGCGCCACCTCACCCGCACCAGCGTCACCGCCGAACTCGCGGGCCCGCCCAACGGGTTGGCGAACCTGCCCGGCGTGCACGGCCTCGACGTCCAGGGCCACCGCGTGCGGCTCCAGGTCGAGTCCGACCGGCTCGACGCCGTACTGCGCTCCCTCACCGCGTCCGGCGTCCGGTCCCTGACCAGCACGCCGCCCACCCTCGAAGAGCTCTTCCTGCGCCACTACCAGGAGGACCTCACCGGGGCCGCCCCCTCCGAGGTGACCCGATGA
- a CDS encoding response regulator, which translates to MIRVLIADDQMMVREGFSVLLGAMPDIEVVGEAVNGAEAVARVRELRPDVVLMDIRMPELNGIDATREIVAAGEGAKVLVLTTFDLDEYVYQALRAGASGFLLKDASARQLADGVRVVASGEALLAPTVTRRLITEFSKLAETPRVRAEAYGELTERETEVLVLIAQGLSNAEIATRLVVAESTIKTHVSRILVKLGLRDRTQAAVFAYEARLVTPS; encoded by the coding sequence ATGATCAGGGTGCTGATCGCCGACGACCAGATGATGGTCCGCGAGGGCTTCTCGGTGCTGCTGGGCGCCATGCCGGACATCGAGGTCGTCGGCGAGGCCGTCAACGGGGCGGAGGCCGTCGCCCGGGTCCGCGAACTGCGCCCCGACGTCGTCCTCATGGACATCCGCATGCCGGAGCTCAACGGCATCGACGCCACCCGCGAGATCGTCGCCGCGGGTGAGGGCGCGAAGGTCCTCGTCCTCACCACCTTCGACCTCGACGAGTACGTGTACCAGGCGCTCCGCGCGGGCGCCTCGGGCTTCCTCCTCAAGGACGCCTCGGCCCGCCAGCTCGCCGACGGGGTCCGCGTGGTGGCCTCCGGCGAGGCGCTGCTCGCACCAACGGTGACCCGCCGTCTGATCACCGAGTTCTCCAAGCTCGCCGAGACGCCCCGCGTCCGCGCCGAGGCCTACGGCGAGCTGACCGAACGGGAGACGGAGGTCCTCGTCCTCATCGCCCAGGGCCTGTCGAACGCGGAGATCGCCACCCGTCTCGTCGTCGCAGAGTCCACGATCAAGACGCACGTCAGCCGGATCCTGGTGAAGCTGGGGCTGCGCGACCGCACCCAGGCGGCGGTCTTCGCGTACGAGGCCCGCCTCGTGACCCCGAGCTGA
- a CDS encoding sensor histidine kinase, which yields MVGDRAGGRRERGEAEADDLGALLRSLRRDLLTFERRPLPPLSRPRLLRWVPHLLLAWIALGTTLSGIDQIGNGYHLGTPAAIALMGVQGGAMLLALWRPACAFWLSLLDSVLVAQLALPWLSGQAASGEDAWPWAAPAVVAHGAVLLLLALRVPTRAAVVAFALSAAAGPLVQRSGADIARYSSTTALSIVVFGMLALLGIALRGRREARNRLVVQEEITAEERARRTVLEERANIARELHDVVAHHMSVISIQAQVAPHLVENPPDALKENLDGIRASALEALAELRRVLGVLRAEDPGAGGVGDDDPGTAAAPQRPQPTLDRLDTLVAGTRAAGLAVTVLGTGERRPLPPGVELSAYRIVQEALSNALRHAPGSTVEVALDHRPDGLGVRVTNTAPERPAAPSPGAGHGLLGMRERAAMLGGTLDAGPVAVAGGYEVRAFLPASGGPRPGARPAGGEN from the coding sequence ATGGTGGGGGACAGGGCGGGGGGCCGGAGGGAGCGCGGGGAAGCCGAGGCGGACGATCTCGGGGCGCTGCTGCGTTCCCTGCGACGCGATCTGCTCACCTTCGAGCGCAGGCCGCTGCCGCCGCTGAGCCGCCCGCGGCTGCTGCGCTGGGTGCCGCACCTGCTGCTCGCCTGGATCGCCCTCGGCACGACGCTCTCCGGCATCGACCAGATCGGCAACGGCTACCACCTGGGCACACCGGCCGCCATCGCCCTCATGGGCGTGCAGGGCGGCGCGATGCTGCTCGCGCTGTGGCGGCCCGCGTGCGCGTTCTGGCTGTCGCTGCTCGACTCCGTGCTCGTGGCACAGCTCGCGCTGCCCTGGCTGTCCGGGCAGGCGGCGTCCGGCGAGGACGCGTGGCCGTGGGCCGCGCCCGCCGTCGTCGCCCACGGGGCCGTGCTGCTGCTGCTCGCGCTGCGGGTGCCGACGCGGGCGGCCGTCGTCGCGTTCGCGCTGAGCGCGGCCGCCGGGCCGCTCGTCCAGCGCTCCGGGGCGGACATCGCCCGCTACTCCTCGACGACGGCACTCTCCATCGTCGTGTTCGGGATGCTCGCCCTGCTCGGGATCGCGCTGCGCGGCCGCCGGGAGGCGCGGAACCGGCTCGTCGTCCAGGAGGAGATCACGGCGGAGGAGCGGGCCCGGCGCACGGTCCTGGAGGAGCGCGCGAACATCGCCCGTGAACTGCACGACGTCGTCGCCCACCACATGTCCGTCATCTCGATCCAGGCGCAGGTCGCCCCGCACCTCGTCGAGAACCCGCCGGACGCCCTGAAGGAGAACCTGGACGGCATCCGCGCGAGCGCCCTGGAGGCGCTGGCCGAACTGCGGCGGGTGCTCGGGGTGTTGCGGGCGGAGGATCCGGGGGCGGGCGGCGTGGGCGACGACGATCCCGGTACGGCCGCAGCGCCGCAGCGCCCGCAGCCCACCCTCGACCGGCTCGACACGCTCGTCGCCGGCACCCGGGCCGCCGGGCTCGCCGTGACCGTCCTCGGCACCGGGGAGCGGCGCCCGCTGCCGCCCGGCGTCGAACTGTCCGCGTACCGGATCGTGCAGGAGGCGCTCAGCAACGCGCTGCGGCACGCGCCGGGTTCGACGGTCGAGGTGGCGCTCGACCACCGCCCGGACGGGCTCGGAGTCCGGGTCACCAACACCGCGCCCGAGCGGCCCGCGGCGCCCTCGCCCGGTGCGGGGCACGGGCTGCTCGGCATGCGGGAGCGCGCCGCGATGCTGGGCGGCACGCTCGACGCCGGGCCCGTCGCCGTGGCCGGCGGCTACGAGGTACGGGCCTTCCTGCCCGCGTCCGGCGGTCCTCGCCCGGGCGCACGTCCTGCCGGGGGAGAGAACTGA
- a CDS encoding ABC transporter permease produces the protein MSAAVTATTTGYAPRTGGSRQLAGTGALLRLALRRDRIMMPVWIYVVALTVVTMPKTLKGLYGTDAERAGVLDTMRTNSSLRALYGPALDDSLGGLTVWRVGAYAAVFAAAMSLLIVVRHTRDEEESGRQEMVSAAMVGRRAPLTAALLTALIANATIAVFITVGMAVTAGDGLAGALALGLATGGAGMVFATMAAIVAQFTESARLARGATAGLLGVAFVLRAAGDAGSVDGSSVMTWLSPIGWLENTRAYAGERWWVLLLFAAAVLAQGAAAYVLAGRRDIGMSFLPSRPGPARGRIGSAAALARRLQRGSVLGWSLAFLASGAALGGVTNGATDLVGGSADTREIIERMGGQSGLTDAFLAAMVGMLGMVAALYVVQAVLRLHAEETGQRAEPVLSGAVGRLRWAAGHLVIAFGGAVLIMLLGGLGLAAGYGHDLGPILAACLVQLPAVWVLGAVAALLYGLAPQAAPAGWAVAGAALLLGWLGPALKLPQAIMNLSPFGHLPKLPGGTMDWPPVLVLTGLAAVLVAAGLAALRRRDLSN, from the coding sequence ATGAGCGCCGCCGTCACCGCCACCACCACCGGCTATGCCCCGCGCACCGGCGGCAGCCGCCAACTCGCCGGGACCGGCGCCCTGTTGCGGCTCGCCCTGCGCCGCGACCGGATCATGATGCCGGTCTGGATCTACGTCGTGGCCCTCACCGTCGTCACCATGCCGAAGACCCTGAAGGGCCTGTACGGGACGGACGCCGAGCGGGCCGGCGTGCTCGACACCATGCGCACCAACAGCTCGCTGCGCGCCCTCTACGGACCGGCCCTCGACGACTCCCTCGGCGGGCTCACCGTATGGCGGGTCGGCGCGTACGCGGCCGTGTTCGCTGCGGCGATGAGCCTGCTGATCGTCGTCCGGCACACCCGCGACGAAGAGGAGAGCGGGCGCCAGGAGATGGTGTCCGCCGCGATGGTCGGCCGGCGCGCCCCGCTCACCGCCGCCCTGCTCACGGCCCTGATCGCGAACGCGACGATCGCCGTGTTCATCACCGTCGGCATGGCCGTCACGGCCGGTGACGGGCTCGCGGGCGCGCTCGCGCTGGGCCTCGCGACCGGCGGCGCCGGCATGGTCTTCGCGACGATGGCCGCGATCGTCGCCCAGTTCACCGAGAGCGCCCGGCTCGCCCGCGGCGCGACCGCGGGACTGCTCGGAGTGGCCTTCGTGCTGCGCGCCGCCGGTGACGCCGGCAGCGTCGACGGTTCGTCCGTCATGACCTGGCTCTCCCCGATCGGCTGGCTGGAGAACACCCGCGCCTACGCCGGTGAACGCTGGTGGGTGCTGCTCCTGTTCGCCGCGGCCGTGCTCGCCCAGGGCGCGGCGGCCTACGTCCTCGCCGGGCGCCGCGACATCGGCATGAGCTTCCTGCCCAGCCGCCCGGGACCGGCCCGCGGCCGGATCGGTTCCGCGGCCGCCCTCGCCCGGCGGCTCCAGCGCGGCAGCGTCCTCGGCTGGTCCCTCGCCTTCCTCGCGTCCGGCGCCGCGCTCGGCGGCGTCACCAACGGGGCCACCGATCTCGTCGGCGGCAGCGCGGACACCCGCGAGATCATCGAGCGGATGGGCGGCCAGTCCGGGCTCACCGACGCGTTCCTCGCCGCGATGGTCGGCATGCTCGGCATGGTCGCCGCGCTCTACGTCGTCCAGGCCGTGCTGCGCCTGCACGCCGAGGAGACCGGACAGCGGGCCGAGCCCGTCCTGAGCGGCGCGGTGGGCCGGCTGCGCTGGGCGGCCGGCCACCTGGTCATCGCCTTCGGCGGCGCCGTGCTGATCATGCTGCTCGGCGGGCTCGGCCTGGCCGCCGGATACGGCCACGACCTGGGCCCGATCCTCGCCGCGTGCCTGGTCCAGCTCCCCGCGGTGTGGGTGCTCGGCGCGGTCGCCGCGCTCCTGTACGGGCTCGCCCCCCAGGCCGCCCCGGCGGGCTGGGCCGTGGCCGGCGCGGCCCTGCTCCTCGGCTGGCTCGGCCCGGCCCTGAAGCTCCCGCAGGCGATCATGAACCTGTCCCCGTTCGGCCACCTCCCGAAGCTGCCCGGCGGCACGATGGACTGGCCGCCGGTGCTCGTCCTGACCGGTCTGGCGGCGGTGCTCGTCGCCGCCGGCCTCGCGGCCCTGCGCCGCCGCGACCTCTCCAACTAG